The Tenacibaculum jejuense genome includes a window with the following:
- the mscL gene encoding large-conductance mechanosensitive channel protein MscL yields MGMLKEFKDFAMKGNLVDIAVGFVMGAAFNKVVSSFTGGIVSPLIGLIFNADFKDLKYIVKEGVADASGKVSGEVAILYGEFITNVIDFIIVAFVMFMIVKGVNAMKKKEEEAPAAPAGPTQEDLLAEIRDLLKKN; encoded by the coding sequence ATGGGAATGTTAAAAGAGTTTAAAGACTTTGCCATGAAAGGTAATTTAGTAGACATTGCAGTTGGTTTTGTAATGGGTGCTGCTTTCAACAAAGTTGTTTCTTCATTCACTGGAGGTATCGTATCTCCATTAATTGGTCTAATCTTTAATGCCGACTTTAAAGACTTAAAGTATATAGTTAAAGAAGGCGTAGCTGATGCTTCTGGAAAAGTATCTGGTGAAGTCGCCATACTATATGGTGAATTTATTACTAATGTTATCGATTTTATTATCGTTGCATTTGTAATGTTTATGATTGTAAAAGGTGTTAATGCTATGAAGAAAAAAGAAGAGGAAGCTCCTGCTGCTCCAGCTGGACCAACTCAAGAAGACTTATTAGCTGAAATTAGAGATTTATTAAAGAAGAACTAA